The proteins below are encoded in one region of Pomacea canaliculata isolate SZHN2017 linkage group LG7, ASM307304v1, whole genome shotgun sequence:
- the LOC112569175 gene encoding uncharacterized protein LOC112569175, whose protein sequence is MKTIRRMLRTSLLCLTGLMLCGVLLSVYNIGKFDNLEGRYSSLHKADDTSRTEKRGTLVGSLTILRNPCPEVGLTLVSAFFDLGEFVKGEERRTVEDYLSWSEAFRHVFNRLVFYTDSQKFAQHIGSLRSGMVPDLTHIIVVNRSELWSFKLRDPIARLYSKQDYPNYPPNTEVPEYSCAMHSKYACLEDAMSRHPPLVTSQFVAWIDIGYFRDLGNTTADYCVTPPKEISETKVLFNQVFRPDFSLTPRDIFYTDRVWVGGGMFLGARVAMVTFCAEYRRTVTFFLFQRHLCSTDQQTLYASATQEGKREVNLSAGIDVTPEINEWFWLGRSLLRQVR, encoded by the exons ATGAAAACAATCCGTAGGATGTTGAGGACTTCATTGCTATGTCTGACAGGCCTGATGTTATGTGGTGTTCTGCTGAGTGTTTATAATATTGGGAAGTTTGACAATCTTGAGGGAAGATATTCAAGTCTTCACAAGGCAGACGATACAAGCAGAACGGAG AAACGTGGAACACTCGTCGGAAGCTTGACAATACTGAGGAATCCTTGCCCCGAAGTGGGCCTCACTCTCGTTTCTGCGTTCTTCGATTTAGGAGAGTTCGTGAAAGGGGAGGAACGGCGCACAGTGGAAGACTACCTCTCGTGGAGTGAAGCCTTTCGCCATGTTTTCAACCGCCTCGTGTTTTACACCGACTCTCAGAAGTTTGCACAACACATCGGGAGCCTGCGGTCAGGAATGGTTCCTGATCTTACTCACATCATAGTCGTCAACAG GTCTGAACTGTGGTCATTCAAACTGAGAGACCCAATCGCTCGCCTGTACTCCAAGCAAGACTACCCGAACTATCCACCCAACACAGAAGTACCCGAATATTCTTGTGCCATGCACTCGAAGTACGCGTGTCTAGAGGACGCCATGTCACGACATCCAcccctggtgacgtcacagttcgTGGCTTGGATAGACATCGGGTACTTCCGTGACTTGGGGAACACAACAGCAGACTACTGTGTCACACCCCCGAAGGAAATAAGCGAGACTAAAGTGTTGTTTAATCAG gTGTTTCGTCCTGACTTCAGCCTGACGCCGCGCGACATCTTCTACACGGACCGCGTGTGGGTGGGAGGCGGGATGTTCCTAGGAGCTCGCGTTGCCATGGTGACGTTCTGTGCGGAGTACAGGCGGACTGTCACCTTCTTCCTGTTTCAACGTCACCTGTGCTCTACAGACCAACAG ACACTTTATGCCAGCGCAACACAAGAGGGCAAACGAGAGGTCAACCTGTCGGCAGGCATTGATGTCACCCCGGAGATCAATGAATGGTTTTGGCTGGGGAGGTCACTCCTTCGTCAAGTTAGATGA